GAAAAGTTGGCTGTGGCCAAAGGTCTTTCCTTAGTCGTATTGGCTTTGGTTTTAGCTACAGGCCACTTGGGAGCTTCACTGACCCATGGTGAGGATTTCCTTTTTGCACCTTTAAAAAGTGAGAGCGACTTGCCTCAGGTAAGTTTTGAAGAAGCTTTGGCTTTTGACCACGTCATCAAACCCATCTTGGATCAAAAATGCATCAGTTGCCACAAGGCGGGAAAAGTCAAAGGCGACCTGAGAATGGACGAAGTCCAATATATACTGAAAGGTGGCGAAATGGGTCCGGCCATCGATATGCAGGACCTTGAAAATTCCCAGATTTTGATCCATATATTGTATCCTTTGGAAGATGAATTTCATATGCCTCCCAAAGGAAAACCACAATTGACCGAAACTGAACTCGCACTGATCCAAAGTTGGATTTTGGATTCGGCTCATTTCGATAAAAAACTGACCGCCTACAGTCCAGAAAGCGAATTCATTGCTTTGGCAAAAGAAAAGTTTGCAGGACAGGAATCCAAAACTTATACCTTCAAGGCAGCGAATGTCAAAACCATTGCTGAGCTCAACAATGACTATAGAAAGGTAGTCACCACCTACCCCAATTCCCCGGGCTTAAGCGTTACATTTTTCGGAAAAAACCAGTTTGACCCCAATACGATTGATGATTTGAAAAAAGTCAAAGAACAGGTGGTAGAATTGAATTTTCAGAACATGCCTTTGAAAGACAATGACCTTCAAAAGATTGCCAACTACCCTAATCTTGAGGTGCTCAACCTCAATTTTACAGGGATAGAAGGAAATACTTTGACAGAATTGCAAAACCTCCAAAACCTGAAGCATCTCTCCCTCAGTGGTAATCCGCTTTCAGAAGCAGCTTTTGAAAGTCTTAAAGAATTTGATCAGCTGAAGGATCTTTTTGTATGGACGAATAAAAATGCTGACGCCATTTCGTCGCTAAAAGCTGCCTTACCCAATACCAGAGTGGAAGGAGGATTTCAAGATAATGGGACCTTATATCAATTAAATGCGCCACAAATAGAATTTGATAAGTCAATTTTCACAGATAAAATAGCAGTCAGTCTCAAACACCCCATCGGTTCGGTGAATATTTTCTATACCCTGGACAATACCATGCCGGACAGCAGCAACCATCAGGTGTATTCAGGCCCGATAAGTTTGGATCAAAATACCACCTTGCGGGCAAGGGCTTTTGCAGACGGATGGCTGGGAAGTACGGAAAAGCAAGCTGTATTCTTCAGGTCAAAAATTCAGCCTGACAGCTATAACCTTGTGCATCCGCCACACCAATCATACAAGGGTGCAGGAGCTTTAACCCTATTTGATCTTGAAAAAGGAGATGAAGACTTTGCAACGGGCAAATGGTTGGGTTTTCAAGACACACCTTTTGAAATCCAAATGGATTTCAAATCTCCCCAAAGTATCCAAAATATTGCATTCAGTACCTTGGCCGCCGAAGGTTCGTATATTTTCCCGCCTTCCAAAGTTGAAGTTTGGATCAAAACACAAAATACAGACTGGAAATTAGTGGACACACAAAAACCGGAGCAGCCAACAGGAAACCGTGACAGAATGCTTCAGATGTATGAATCCAAAATCAACCAAAGTGATGTCACGGCCGTAAAAGCAAAACTCACTCCGGTCAATCCTTTACCCAAATGGCATCCCGGTGCCGGTGGCAAAGGATGGGTATTCATTGATGAAATTCTGATCAATTGATATGAAGGCCTATCAGCGGTATTTTGAGCAGGTTCAAACCAAACTCAAGATTGTTTTCAACCAAACGGAAAAGATTGAGCAAGCCGCCAAATGGATAGC
This window of the Aquiflexum balticum DSM 16537 genome carries:
- a CDS encoding chitobiase/beta-hexosaminidase C-terminal domain-containing protein, which gives rise to MPKNQKIFAILENSLIALHGLILILVIGQDQIQLPSFLEVVGRMHPLLLHFPIVMLFLAALLFWFPDALGANMKIALKGLLLSALFFTGITVLAGLFLSVEDGYVKEDFENHQWTGLLVFWLGTLWYWFWAKEKLAVAKGLSLVVLALVLATGHLGASLTHGEDFLFAPLKSESDLPQVSFEEALAFDHVIKPILDQKCISCHKAGKVKGDLRMDEVQYILKGGEMGPAIDMQDLENSQILIHILYPLEDEFHMPPKGKPQLTETELALIQSWILDSAHFDKKLTAYSPESEFIALAKEKFAGQESKTYTFKAANVKTIAELNNDYRKVVTTYPNSPGLSVTFFGKNQFDPNTIDDLKKVKEQVVELNFQNMPLKDNDLQKIANYPNLEVLNLNFTGIEGNTLTELQNLQNLKHLSLSGNPLSEAAFESLKEFDQLKDLFVWTNKNADAISSLKAALPNTRVEGGFQDNGTLYQLNAPQIEFDKSIFTDKIAVSLKHPIGSVNIFYTLDNTMPDSSNHQVYSGPISLDQNTTLRARAFADGWLGSTEKQAVFFRSKIQPDSYNLVHPPHQSYKGAGALTLFDLEKGDEDFATGKWLGFQDTPFEIQMDFKSPQSIQNIAFSTLAAEGSYIFPPSKVEVWIKTQNTDWKLVDTQKPEQPTGNRDRMLQMYESKINQSDVTAVKAKLTPVNPLPKWHPGAGGKGWVFIDEILIN